The stretch of DNA aatttttgatttatctaaattattattatcatcatcatcattagtaTCAGTATCATCAAACGATGTAAAATTATCAGTTTGTCCATCGAAAAATGATTCACgtaatgatgatgttaatgGATCAGgacaaataaatgaatcagTAAATGTTGTGTCATTTAAATCACTACCACTTGtacatgtataattattaactgaatatgatgatggtgataatTTATGACtatcaatatttgataatgCCTCTTGGCTTCTTGATGATTCAAACCATCGTAAATCAGATGGACGTCTTGAACTAAATCTTGTTGTTGCTGATAAATCatgttcattaaataaattaccatttaaatttctatcagcatctgatgattttaataatgcatttgataattcaattggATTTACTGTGCTTTTAACATTGTTATCactgtcatcatcatcttcatcatcaaagTTTtcgatatttaataatacatatggTACAATTGGATCAGAATATCTCACTGAACATTTTGAACTATTTCTTCTACTTGTTGATGCATTATTTCtacaattaatatcaattttattaagaGTATTATCATTGTCTTCGTCATCTTCATCAGCTGAAGATTCCTCTTCTAGACAATCAAGTGGTAATGGATCAACTGGAGTTGGTGGCTCTGAACGTATTCTTggtaatgttaataaattatattttttatttgactcaatataattttttttttttgatatatatgttaatttatcaattccaacaattgtttcaatattttttgtattaataccatgataattttgacgttcattattaaataaatttgttaatttatttgctgttattgttaattttcttGATGCTTTAcgacatttaaatataatatcatttttattttttaattgacaattatggattatatttttatctaaattttgaaTTGAATGACCATGATAATTAGATGTATGatcgtattttaattttattattgtattatttattgattttatatttggatctgataatgatgatagaCCTGAATCACGACGTTGTTTTAATCTCATTATTCTGTcgtttaatatttcatttattgatacatcatcatcatcatcatcatcgtcatcatcgtcatcatcatcatattgaATTTCTGTGTTATTCAACATTGGCTCtgatattgcatttattttttttttattattaacaagctctgtttttaaattttgataagatttaaattttgtttcatcaatACGTCGATGATTTTTACAACAagtattattgttgatgttgttgatgttgttgctaCTATTTAAATAACGTAAATGACGTATTTTATTAAACGTTGGATCTagaagatattttaaatttttaaatttttcaatgttataatttttatcaataatacgaTTACGATTATTGACATAATCTTTATCAAGCATTTTAGCTAAATCATTAACGTCTTCTTCAATAATTGCTGatacacttgaaaaattttttgaattttttttttcattatcttcgGGTGATATATCAACTTCtatgtttaattgttttttttgtactgtgtagtaatttgaattatttgatgatttagcAGCGAAACAATCTTCAACTGGTGGACGTTGTTCATcatcgttatttttatttatatcggaaagttgaaaatttattgaacgACGCATTGGTGAACAGCCATAACGACTTGGATGTATACCAaatagaattaataaattttcagcaaTTTTACCAGCTGCTATACGCATTTCACCATGATGAAATGCATAGATCCAAGGATTTAAACCACTGTGAGCTAGGATTGGTAAGCTCAGCCAGAATACAGACCAGtctgttaatatttttgttccacaaaaaatatcaagaagcATGCAAGTctgtaatgaaaaattttcattattaataatccataaattttgataatttttcaagattaaataaataaaattgtagaaGCATTTTCgagttgatattattgaaatgaatatttgtaaaataaaaaaataaatgatttaattaatttagagtGAATGtaaatttgtcaaaataataaaaaatatattttataaataaataatataaataataatattttaacattcaaatatttatttacaatattaattaaattatattcaaatttttcagatgaattttacatttgtaaaatgataaaaataacaagtgaaTTATTAATTCTACAAGAGCTTTTTAaacacaatattattttacaacataataaaaaatagatacaaataaattcattaatttaagcTTAATGTTAATCACATTgatcatgataaataaaatttttttatactatttatttatgaaaataaatttttttttaaattttttttctcttacaaATTatagattttaataaatataaaaatttttattttaataatcaacattgCGTATAATTATTGCTGACAGTCTACaataagtttataaaatttaaaaaataaatttatgactttataaagaaatttctatagaaagaaaaaaaatattataaataatttccatagaaaattttatgtatatatttattatgcaaACATCAATTTACccatataaaaaacataatcagCGAATAATTggcaagaattttttttatatttaaattggcaaagcaataaattatcacggtaataatttattcatgcaCCAAAAGTTTTCTAAACCTTCATGGTCACATAAATTGAGCCAACTCGtccaatttataatattttttttcgttatcatttaaaactttcattttattttttcattcagcaaagtattttttaaaaagtagcCAACTTGCAAAAGTCTCGATTGGACAATAGGGAAATCATGTTAaaggtattttaaatatatatttattttttatatattttacaaagatATTTACTTTGCAATTCCTGTCGCgtttataatgtttattacGACTTTGTCACTTTTTTGCATTTATTGAGTAAAGTAGAAAACATCCAAGTTGAACGTGTCTTGAATTAATAAAGCTTcaggaataataaaatacttaatagaacgaaaaaaataaaataaaaaaagaaccaAACTAAACGCTTtcttatataaacaaaaaatagatgattttattttttgtttattaaaaaacatgtatcttaattattataaattataattaagataaattaattagtaaaataaatatttacgtCACCTGAAAAGGTAGCCAAAGAACAAAAAATGCACCAACAGTAACAGCCAATGTTTGTCCGTATCTTGGCAATGTTAGTGTTTGAGTTTCATGACGAAATGATAATTCAACAGTGTATATTGCACGTGCATGTGCACGTGCAACAagataaacatatatataacaacCAAGTAGTATCAATGCACTTGGTGCCCATACAGCAACAACCAAAAAAACACGTACTGGTGGTTGTACAGCAGCACCAAAACGACAGCTACcactgaaaattaaaaatacaaaaaatatatcaattctatcatttaataattaattaataattaataaaataaaatatactttttaattaagaaaattcttttttttcttttaaatttttaaatagctgaaatttaattttttatatttatgaaagtTTGTTTACGTAATCAATTGAAGTGACTAATGAGTATAATTTTAAAGGCTTTGAAACAAAAACTAAAGCTAATTGAAATTAACTGTTGTAaagagaattaaataaaatgaaagaagaaaaaaatactttgttttattaaatttgtttgaaaaaagtttgtagttttttttttttttttctttattttattgttgttagaGAGCTTGTAAGCTTGTGAAAACATGTGACACTATgttcttttttaacaaattcttttgatgaaaaatttatatattattattaataatttattaataataatatatatattttttatttattacaatgctttatttatttttaatttcttcaggTCAttgtattatgaaaaaaattaa from Aphidius gifuensis isolate YNYX2018 linkage group LG4, ASM1490517v1, whole genome shotgun sequence encodes:
- the LOC122855783 gene encoding protein PFC0760c-like is translated as MSSLSSGGLPTLAGQITSTLLPNVKIETEDSSTISIIVAISIVFILAPVTISSNTLILAAFYRYKRLRTASNCLLASLAVSDFGVGVFMPFGVHLELSGRPETGITNICILPYCIIITLCSVSVLVTVAIAVDRLTSLAQPLRYKNIITHSSVEKYIAVFWIYAIAVGSTPLIYAQAMGIIQSHSGSCRFGAAVQPPVRVFLVVAVWAPSALILLGCYIYVYLVARAHARAIYTVELSFRHETQTLTLPRYGQTLAVTVGAFFVLWLPFQTCMLLDIFCGTKILTDWSVFWLSLPILAHSGLNPWIYAFHHGEMRIAAGKIAENLLILFGIHPSRYGCSPMRRSINFQLSDINKNNDDEQRPPVEDCFAAKSSNNSNYYTVQKKQLNIEVDISPEDNEKKNSKNFSSVSAIIEEDVNDLAKMLDKDYVNNRNRIIDKNYNIEKFKNLKYLLDPTFNKIRHLRYLNSSNNINNINNNTCCKNHRRIDETKFKSYQNLKTELVNNKKKINAISEPMLNNTEIQYDDDDDDDDDDDDDDVSINEILNDRIMRLKQRRDSGLSSLSDPNIKSINNTIIKLKYDHTSNYHGHSIQNLDKNIIHNCQLKNKNDIIFKCRKASRKLTITANKLTNLFNNERQNYHGINTKNIETIVGIDKLTYISKKKNYIESNKKYNLLTLPRIRSEPPTPVDPLPLDCLEEESSADEDDEDNDNTLNKIDINCRNNASTSRRNSSKCSVRYSDPIVPYVLLNIENFDDEDDDDSDNNVKSTVNPIELSNALLKSSDADRNLNGNLFNEHDLSATTRFSSRRPSDLRWFESSRSQEALSNIDSHKLSPSSYSVNNYTCTSGSDLNDTTFTDSFICPDPLTSSLRESFFDGQTDNFTSFDDTDTNDDDDNNNLDKSKIQSSVSSVSFNDLKYNSHSKSTGSVIFGCRNAILKINENHRDCVNIRISDSYCNKYKNNILSPVNNEIFDGTGGPSGVRV